One window of Nymphaea colorata isolate Beijing-Zhang1983 chromosome 1, ASM883128v2, whole genome shotgun sequence genomic DNA carries:
- the LOC116246076 gene encoding IQ domain-containing protein IQM1-like, translated as MGVSRSLVPSDWEKMGDLKNELDSTDCDGSIIVRSVSFNGKDVEKILRSVSFKNLEIPTRPERPKKLVIETSPSFKRWEHKNLTVETAVPSWIQNELRENVGSFSFRVDSDGNSVMVHASSDSSKQLFREHSIHSPCERDAAAVKLQKVYKSYRTRRNLADCAVVVEELWWKALDFAALKRSSVSFYNIEKQETAVSRWSRARTRAAKVGKGLSKDEKAQKLALQHWLEAIDPRHRYGHNLHFYYDIWFDSESSQPFFYWLDVGDGKEINLEKCSRTVLQRQCIKYLGPKEREAYEVMVENGKLIYKESRSFVDTVKDDKGTKWIFVLSTSRTLYVGQKKKGVFQHSSFLAGGAISSAGRLVVDCGGLKAIWPYSGHYHPTEENFNEFISFLAENNVDLTNVEMRATDDDSPPFEKETKIKKKEVSSSSGSSFVDLVSKAASANKAKEEEEGGLPLGNRLSCKWTTGAGPRIGCVRDYPAELQCRALEQVHLSPKLAPSPFGTSGPIPSPRPSPRVRLSPRLSGIGIPSPRVPLYSD; from the exons ATGGGTGTATCTCGGTCTCTGGTACCATCTGACTGGGAAAAAATGGGGGACCTTAAGAATGAATTGGATTCAACGGACTGTGATGGAAGCATCATAGTGAGGTCTGTCAGTTTCAATGGAAAGGATGTGGAGAAAATATTGAGATCAGTAAGTTTCAAGAACCTAGAGATACCAACACGTCCAGAAAGGCCGAAGAAATTGGTGATCGAAACATCACCTAGTTTCAAGAGATGGGAACACAAGAACCTTACAGTTGAAACTGCAGTTCCTTCATGGATCCAAAATGAACTGAGAGAAAATGTTGGATCTTTCAGTTTCAGAGTTGACAGTGATGGTAATTCTGTGATGGTGCATGCATCGAGTGATTCGAGCAAACAACTCTTTAGAGAACATTCAATACATTCCCCATGTGAAAGGGACGCAGCAGCAGTGAAGCTACAGAAAGTGTACAAAAGTTACAGAACACGAAGAAATCTTGCAGATTGTGCAGTCGTGGTTGAGGAGCTCTG GTGGAAGGCGTTAGATTTTGCTGCTTTGAAGCGAAGCTCCGTTTCATTTTACAATATTGAAAAGCAGGAAACTGCAGTCTCACGCTGGTCTCGAGCTCGAACAAGAGCTGCAAAG GTTGGTAAAGGTTTATCGAAGGATGAGAAGGCCCAGAAATTGGCTTTGCAACACTGGCTTGAAGCT ATTGATCCCCGACATCGTTATGGGCACAACCTTCATTTCTATTATGATATATGGTTTGATAGTGAAAGCTCTCAGCCCTTCTTTTATTG GTTGGACGTTGGAGATGGCAAGGAAATTAATCTTGAGAAGTGTTCAAGAACTGTTCTTCAACGTCAATGTATCAAATACCTCGGGCCG aaagaaagagaagcttATGAAGTGATGGTGGAGAATGGGAAGCTTATCTATAAAGAAAGCAGGAGTTTTGTTGACACAGTTAAAGATGATAAAGGGACTAAGTGGATCTTTGTTCTAAGCACATCCAGGACACTGTATGTTGGGCAG aagaagaagggggTCTTTCAGCATTCAAGTTTTCTTGCTGGAGGTGCAATTTCATCAGCTGGAAGGCTGGTGGTTGATTGTGGGGGTCTCAAG GCTATTTGGCCATATAGTGGTCATTACCATCCAACTGAGGAGAACTTTAATGAGTTTATTAGCTTCCTTGCAGAAAACAATGTGGACCTAACTAACGTCGAG ATGCGTGCTACTGATGATGATAGTCCTCCATTTGAAAAGGAGACCAagatcaagaagaaagaagtttCATCTTCAAGTGGCAGCTCATTTGTCGATCTGGTGTCAAAAGCTGCATCTGCAAACAAagccaaggaagaagaagaaggagggcTGCCATTGGGCAACCGGCTATCCTGCAAGTGGACAACTGGTGCCGGTCCTCGTATTGGCTGTGTTAGGGACTATCCTGCTGAACTACAATGCAGGGCACTTGAACAAGTTCACCTGTCACCCAAGCTCGCTCCTTCACCCTTTGGCACCTCTGGTCCAATTCCCTCACCTCGTCCTAGTCCAAGGGTGAGACTTTCTCCTAGACTCTCTGGCATAGGCATCCCCAGCCCTAGAGTCCCACTCTATAGTGATTGA